In Lactuca sativa cultivar Salinas chromosome 5, Lsat_Salinas_v11, whole genome shotgun sequence, the DNA window cacaaaatataaggtcttttatgagatCAACTCAATTTTTAATAACACGatcttttttttttggttataattttcacaattttgattaaagtgtaattttatttCTCTAAAAACCATATAGAACATTTCTTTTTTATTACAATCTTCTCTTGTAATTTTTTTAGTTCTacaaataataatttttataataaagTTTCATTAAAACCCATATAAATATacgataaaaaaatatatttcacaACAAACTTAAGCATTTTACTAGTTTCAGGTTATATATAGCAACAGCTATAATTAGTCAATTAGCAAAAAATTATTTCTTTACACCTAATAGCAACATCGTTAGTTAATTAATTACTATTATCTTTATCCATTGTAGCAAGATACTTGCATTTCATTGTTGATAATAGCAATATGTTATACGTTATTAAAAtcagtaaagaaatgtaaataaaTTATCATTTTTACATAGCAATTGATTTGTTTAATATAAACATTTCTTACGTTTGGTATATCTGAACTTTGAAGAGAATGCTAACATGAGTAATTTTGCTTATCTGAACAGCGCAACTCTCCTTTCTCAACACCAAGGCAGCCAAATAAATACCATGATGAGGAAGATAATTGGTCCATGGCTTCATcgtatccttttttttttttttttttttcatatttagaattataacttcttattttttatatgtaaaatatatgcattttattttattttatatattagtGTTATCCTTAGCAATGTACAGTGCTGCAACATCAAGAACAGTCAGATCACGTGTAACAGTTGGAGTCGCTCCCACTTTTAAGAGTGCCCAACGTGCTGCTCAACGGAAAGAGGTaattcaattccattccattccattcaaTTCCATTCCACTCAATTCCATTCTCTTTCAATGCATTTTCtttatgtgtgttttttttttcctttcagtTCTATACAAAGTTGGAGCAAAAGCACCAGGCTCTCAAGGCAGAAAAGATGGAGTATGAAGCAAGGACCAAGGTACATTACAACATTTAGTCAACCTAAAAAttgtatatataaatatttttaagtttgacttttttaaTAGTCAATATTTGTTGCCAAATGACAATGATAGGAGGAGCAAGAAGAAGCTATAAAGCAAATGAGAAAAAGCATGGTTGTTAAAGCCAACCCTGTTCCCAGCTTTTATCGCCAAGGTCCTCCACCAAAAGTTGAACTTAAAAAGGTATTTCCTTCTCTATACCATTAATTTACTGTCCATAGAGTAGGGGTATTTACGTCTTTTGGACAGACAATATTAACAAAGTCCTTGTCCCACCTTTTTGAGTGACACAAAGGTTATTTACTGTCTTTTGCATAGACGAAATATTTTAAAATCCATGTCCCACCTTTTTGAGTGACACAaagggtatttacgtcttttgcacagAAGAAATATTAACAAAGTCCATGTCCCACCtttttgaatgaaacaaaatattGCAGTTTTTGTTTCATCACATAGTCACTCACTCTtgataactcactttttttttttggaataaaaaaaagttaaattgtttTGTATATTGAtatcaaagtacaatgttgtcTTACAGTAGTAATAAATGAAAGTATCATCCTATAATAAACAGTAAACAGAAATATGCTTCTATTTCTTGCATTGCTTTGTATCCAATAAgattgctataattgggtaatATTAAATATGGATAATTGGCAGCTACCTCTGACACGTGCAAAATCACCAAAATTATCACGAAGAAAGAGCTGTGGTGACACAACACATCCATCAGTTGTTGATGAGAAAGCTCTTTGTTCACGGGTGCGACACAGCTTAGGGACTTATAAACCGGTCAGTGCTACTTCAAGCCCGGTCAAGCCGCCCACCACTCAGGGTCGAACCGTCCATGGCAATGGCATGAGCCGAGACCGCACCACCAAGCCGGTCAATGAACCGGCTAAACCTTCGCCAAGGAAACTGGCTAAGGAGACCAACGCCAACATCGCTGTTCAGTCATGACTTTGGGTAATTTAAGTTTGaagtgaaaaacaaaaaaaaaaagtcttgGATTCCACTGATTTTATATTAAGTGAAGTTGTATTTGTGGTTGTAAACttgttagtatatatatataatatatcatattattagatagatagatagagagagagagagatgtaaacgGTTTTTGTTCTTATTTCTGCTACACTTGTTTCTTCTTCTCTTCCCTTTCAACTTCCTAGATGCACTCACGTTTATTTGTCACTTTTTGGGACAAAATCAGgtcttttattttttcaaaaagtttttcatgtttttctctATTTTTTTGCTTTTCATtaatataactttataaaagaaATGTGAGTGATGGTATTCATCCGAATGGGATTTGGACTCTGTATAGTTATTTTATTAACTAACTAGATGTAAAAGactcatgtattatatgagttaattaaaaaaaatataactgTGTATTttggatttataaaaaaataagaaaaataatgaattattaaaattgatttttttatcttttaaatttaattaagtaaacaaaataaattaagagttttaatttgagaattttaaaataagaaggtaagtccattaataaaattgatattcattcattactacatttattgtaattattgtattaaagtattatgtgaaatattttaaaatagaaaaacctataaaatgacatgtggaaaagaaattaattcaaaataatcacaaaattacatttgacaaattgaatgagagtatgacatatatcaaaaaaaaaaaaacattcatttattagagtagattaatttttttttgtttcctgTTCATGGGTCATCCTCAAAAGATTTAAAAGAAGTTCAAAGTCAGGCCACCAAAActttaaaaaaaggaaaaatattaaacaaaaataatttgtAAATACGAAAATTGTAATTGTTCTataattttcttaaattttttcaatgctttttataataatatttgagaataattTTTTTAACATTATTTTGAGAAAAAAATATGTGATTGGTTCatgtagtttatcaaaacaaaatGGTACAATATAATTATCAAAGTCAGTATTTGCATGGTTCGTGCTTTAGACATAAAATGACAACTatatcatttttaatttattttttactaattttaatttaaaaggtaaataaaaaacaaaaaaactccATCCTCTCCCAACTCCATCCCCAGATAACATTCTATTAGATTGTAACATCTATGTCCCTTTTAAGATGGTGTTGTTTGTATTCCTTTTAATTTTTTGACATTTCTCCATAGACCTTTTTTTTTGGGTCTTTAACCCATTTGATTTGAcatattttgtcattttgttattttttgttgtcttctattattattattattattgttgttgttgttgttgtttaaaAATAATTGATTTGATTTGATGTCTCTTTAACTTTAATTTTAACGTTATTTTTTTTTGTTCGGAATATCCTtgtgttaattttttttacaaacaatTATATGTGTGTTTGTATATGGGTTTAATTTAAAGGCTATGAAAATTGTCAAAAAATAATAACATTAGATAGTCCAAACGAAAAAAAATAACACATGGATAATCTGAATGAAAAAATATCATAAGGATAGTCCAAACgattagtaataataataataacaataataataataatatgaatatgtatttattaaaaatattaaaaacaaaacaaataaaaaaattaacaaaaaagacaacaaaaagacaaaaaaatgcaaaaggaaaaaaaaaagggggggggggggggggggaataagaAGGGGAATTAGTGGGTGCATACAAAATAACCCTTTTATTATCTCTCAATCTTCAATTGTCAACGTCGGACACCTTTCGATTACCGTtatttgtgacaaccgtcaattttcggtcaagtcaaagtcaactaaagtcaacaagtcaaaccggtcaactcaatttgcccgcaggtactagagtttacgttatgtaatttctaaacaactctatattctaatgagagatcataaatcgaaaagtgcgtacatctagatctccttaacctaaaacggtggtacgtggagagccaaaccgataaaacaatgttacatactcatcgggagtatgcaagatccttaaacaaggcttaacggggtttacggaccttgcattgcgaagccggacactcaaaaaggtcactaatgaaacctctctcaatcattttcactatatctcttcttatcagaaatctctcccaaatctctctaagtatgtgaaatctctcccaaatctctctttgtatgagaaacctctccaagaatgtcaaatctctcccaaatctctctaagtatgtgaaatctctcccaaatctctctttgtatgagaaatctctccaagaatgtcaaatctctcccaaatatctctctatatgagaaacctctccaagaatgacaaatctctcccaaatctctctaggtatgtgaaatctctcccaaatctctctttgtatgagaaacctctccaagaatgtcaaatctctcccaaatctctctaagtatgtgaaatctctcccaaatctttctttgtatgagaaacctctccaagaatgtcaaatctctcccaaatctctctaagaatgtgaaatctctcccacatatctctttgtatgagaaatctctccaagaatgtcaaatctctcccaaatctctctaagaatgtgaaatctctcccacatatctctttgtatgagaaatctctccaagaatgtcaaatctctcccaaatctctctgagtatgtggaatctctctcaaatctctctcgaaatctcccccaactttctataatcactcggggcattccgaccctcgaatttggcgaaaacagcccaaaaacggaagtctacgcgaaaaacggacttaaggagccgaaacccctcttaggaaccgaaacccctgttaggaaccgaaacccctcttaggaaccgaacccttctgagccgaaggctgctgaaccgaacccgaaaggtcctctcgggcccgaacctcgcatgcctcaaccgaacccgaacgtttgaCACCTTTCGGATTTGACCTCTTCTCTTCTAATGGCTACCGAACCTTCTCTTCTGATGGCCTGCCGAACCCTCGCTTCtgaccttcggaccgagccctcGGACTAAGCCTCGCCTTCGCCTTCTTCTTCTGGCTCGCATTCGCTTCCGGCTCGGCACCagcctgaccgaacctcggcctaggaccgagaggtctcgctgggaatgctttttctcccggttttcgactaaatttgcATTttggcccgtttttaattgttttaacacgggattttcacccaaaactttattttaacatataaggacccttaactattaattaatcatgtttttaaggataaaaccttatccaaaagagagtgggtgaagtacaaaggtagagtgttgactttaccttattttatgacacaagcaaccactcccatacccactccatgtcactattcaccaccagcccatccctagtcacgttcttagggctggaacatccatcctctctcctcacactttagtcattctctcatttttaccaagaatcacactccaaactctctcatcttttttctctctaattcgaaaatttcaaggcatactccaagactcttctcctacaattagtaagtatcatcatctttcttatgattattacacatcctcctactcaaaatcaaagattgcttacacaaacatcatcacattcttgctagatcttcgaatcttcaagtgattcttcaagtgttcttgggttgaacacttctcttcttcaacacttacctactgaaatcactcaaggtgagttcatacccctacattttcatgttttctcaagtttttagggggggggggggggggggggatatacaagttaaaacaccaagaacataactaaacttttctaacagccttcatcagaaacgttcaactccattcacggactgttttggacgacttaaacatttttgttttcaaaactgttttaggtgtaagtagttcaagttcttagctttaaaatgactacttgcacatctccatacgatttttctacaatttatggtgaattttacaaaactgcctatcatttcaaacaccaatccggaccagtctgtgattatggaccttttcacccaagttagggatcattaaaaatcatgataaaaattatgagtaaactagacacattttgggaactctcagaatttacggatttagttttcaacttcgtatgatttttctatgacttttcaaaaacagtgtagaaaggttgaaaattagttaacagcttataactttcataacactttgtattatgttgagcaaagtgtataacgataagttctaaatattgaatgtgttttcctcgttagtttatcatcataaactgaaacatagtcattcatgataatattattcattcatttagaacacgtatattaagctatactgaacatagtttatggattcatagcattaaggcattttcataaaagaattcttatacattacaaacgttttggataaactataataggtatagtttatgtatcatttacttctcaaacttatttaccaaaggttttcagtttagttcacgtaaatctgttaatgaataaatttgtgagtcattcccttcgggttacttccaaagtaacaaagtcaaaaagtcctgtaaattgtaaccagagtctcttgtagggagaacgtgatagttgtgtatagatctatattgggtttgacaaacccacaccagagctgcttgcaacagctagaccggcaggtctgtggtgacaagtgtcatttaacggcgacgcctgaagaacgtcgtattacgaggccgtctatgtcaagtatggttatgatagctcacatgtggtattaacaatcataagatttacgggttctaactttaaattagcgagttatatctatttagctcactgaaattactttaagtatagaaaaatacttatacgccttcatatcaaaaagggttttatgtcgatttaaaatcactttttacatcaacaattatatactttattgtatactttcggtcttggtatttaagactacacatcattcattacgggatttttctcacatcagaaagggttttatgccgatttaaaatcacttttatatctttaagtatgacaaatagttgttcattttcggtcctggtatttaggactacataacttttgtaaggaaaatattggatttttcttggtatcatacatctctttacaaagatcgattttcaaactcttactgtcaaaagcttatgaactcaccaacctttgtgttgacacttttcaaaactacttgtattctcaggaattcagtgaaacaggaaatcaaccacgttttgaggatgggacgataaatcgtcgaacagttcattttgtatcataatgtaattgatttgaatcatgtaaacatatactttggtgtaactttttcaattatatttatgatggttgtatttactttgagcactattatactcgttgttgtgatactctacatgaagtcctccacccccggacgtttccgccatccttggtttgggggtgtgacattattgcATCCTCCTATTGATTACTGCCTCCCTCCTACTGTCAACATTTGTCTTCATCACCATACTCACCAGCAGAGTTCATTATCATCATCATACCCAATGTCATCGGAAAAAAAATTGACTGATGCACGTTCATTtggtccaccaccaccatctccgc includes these proteins:
- the LOC111916140 gene encoding protein WVD2-like 2, which codes for MGRNIAKSTNHENESGSPEGNGITPKTGSSKSNEKVVNSPVSPASGSASVEENVNPGMRISSNTTNLHSPPPNAKQSPQRNSPFSTPRQPNKYHDEEDNWSMASSAATSRTVRSRVTVGVAPTFKSAQRAAQRKEFYTKLEQKHQALKAEKMEYEARTKEEQEEAIKQMRKSMVVKANPVPSFYRQGPPPKVELKKLPLTRAKSPKLSRRKSCGDTTHPSVVDEKALCSRVRHSLGTYKPVSATSSPVKPPTTQGRTVHGNGMSRDRTTKPVNEPAKPSPRKLAKETNANIAVQS